The Gemmatimonas sp. nucleotide sequence GGGCGCAAATTACTGGGGGATCTGGGGGACTGGGTGTTGCCCCGCGGGCGCACCACGACTCTGACCCCTTGAAACTGACCCTGCTTACTAGGGAGTTGCTGTTGCGATTACGCGCGTGCCTTCCGGCGACGCACCACCGCCAGCGCCACCAACCCGCTCGCCATGAGCGCGTACGTACCCGGCTCCGGGACGGTGGTCGTGGCGCCATTCACCGACACGTTGTTGATCGAGAAGTCGTTGGGCTGGTTGCTGGCGGACACACCTTCGAAGCGCACGCCGCGAATGTCGCCGTTCGTGCTGGTGATGCCTGCGAACACGGCCGAGCCGTCGCCGCCGCTGGTGGAGTTGCCTTCGAAATTGAAGAACGCGAGCACGTTCCCGGAGAAGTCGAGCGCGCTGATGCGGCCGACAAAGCTGCCGAAAAAGTCGGTCTGAAAGTTGGCACCAGCCGACGAAATGTTGCTGCTGAACATGATCGTCATCGGACCGTTATTGGCGCTGGTCCAGAGCAGCGCGTCACCGCTGGCAAAGTTGCCGGACCAGCCGGAACCCTGATTCACGCGCGTAAAGCCGGACTGCACGGCCTGGCTTACGGTGGCGGTGAGCGCGGTGTTGGTGACGTTGATGTTGAACGGGTTCGACACACTTCCGGTGGGGAGGTTCGCCCAGTTGATGAAGCCCGTGCCGCCCACCTGCGCGCGCGAGGTGAGGAGGCTGTACTGGGCCGAAGCGGTGTTGGCGCTGAAGGCGAGGGCGACGACGGCGAGCAGGGTGTTACGAAGCACGGAGGACTCCAGAAGAGGCATGGCTGAATTCGCTTACGCCACCGACCTCTTCAATAAGCGTGCCTCCGTGAAGGGTCTCTAATCCTACTATGTAGGCATGTGATTCATTACCGCTGGCGCGAGTAGCTGGGGACGGTTTGGTCCACAGGGTGTGGCTCGGGGGCTACGGAACGGCGAACACCCTAGGGAGCAGGGGGGAGGGTATCAGGCGAGAGGAAGGAGTAACCGCGCCGTTCACCTCCCTCCTGCCCCCTGATACCCTCCCCCCTGCTCACTAGGGTGTTCAGCTATCCCTCGCACTCTGGTGTACTACGTACGCACGACCCCCAATTCGGACTCACCTGTTCGGACTGTCACAGTCTCAAGACGCCGGAACCCGCCTTGGGGCGCTCGTGTTCAAGCTTGTGTTAGGACCGGTTGGTCCTATACCACATAGACATCTCGGAGCTTTTCTGATGCGTAAGCTGTCCATGCTCGTTGCTGGTGCGATGCTCGCCGTCGCTGCCCCGTCGATCGCGCAGGCGCAGGATAAGGACATCGTCGAGACGGCGGTCGCCGCCGGTTCGTTCAAGACCCTGGCCAAGCTCCTCACGGACGCTGGCCTGATCGAGACGCTCAAGGGACC carries:
- a CDS encoding PEP-CTERM sorting domain-containing protein; this translates as MLRNTLLAVVALAFSANTASAQYSLLTSRAQVGGTGFINWANLPTGSVSNPFNINVTNTALTATVSQAVQSGFTRVNQGSGWSGNFASGDALLWTSANNGPMTIMFSSNISSAGANFQTDFFGSFVGRISALDFSGNVLAFFNFEGNSTSGGDGSAVFAGITSTNGDIRGVRFEGVSASNQPNDFSINNVSVNGATTTVPEPGTYALMASGLVALAVVRRRKARA